CAAAGAGGTCGTTCAAGCCCGAGATGACCAGTTCAACAACCCTTATACCAAGGACGGGCAAGCAATGCTCGTCCACAACGCGAGGACTTACTGGCCAGATAAACGAAGCCGAGTCGCTCCTCCGCATcgtctcctcgacaaggcaCACGGTCCTTTGATCGCTGTTCAAATGAACCTTCTCACCCGCAAGACACTCGGTGGCATCGAGACGAATCTTGACAGCAATGTCAtgagagaagatggaagtCCCTTTCCGGGTCTGTATGCAGCTGGAGAAGTTGCAGGGTTCGGCGGTGGCGGTGTTCATGGATACAGTTCTCTCGAGGGAACATTTGTTGGTGGATGCATCTTCTCAGGTCGTGCAGCTGGAAGAGCCATTGCTCGCGAACTCTTGGGTGATGAAGCATCATCCGGCGCAACAGGAAGCAGCAAGTTCAACTCACGTTTGTAAGAGTTTGGACATGTCAAACCTTGGGTGGTATAGCATTGCTTCAGCTTTGATGACAATTTCGCGCGGGAGGATCAGTTTTCATATCACAAGTAGTTTCAGTTTGCGATTTCATTGGTTCATGTATGCGAAAGGAATTAGCGCTCACCCTTCAATTCTCTTGGGGGCTATGCATGGATGGAGTTAATGTGACCCCATCGTTAAAGCCGGCCAAGCCAGCAGCTTCATACTTCCACAGCCACTGTTTCATTGCCCATTTTCAGCCGAGGACCTTCTCTTTCCCACTCTCAATACTACTGATGCTTAACTGGATGCTTATCGCAGTCAAAATGTTAAAGATCAGCCTAAAATCAGCCTCGAGGCAGGTGGAAACACATCCCAGCCCCCCTGGCCTCGAACTGTATCAGTTTGAATACGGGTGGATCACTTCGGCGCCTTACCCGCTGGCCAAGAAAGCGAAACATCGATGTGGCTGCGCAAGGACCTCATTCAAACTTGTTGCTCGCGTGAGTGTCGatcatccatccaatctCACACTAGCTTCGCCGAACTAAAGACCAATATGCCGAAGAACAACAGAGCGGTCGGTCAAACTACCAAGATCAGCATGAGCTCGACTTCTTCGGAGGATTCAATACTTGGTTACATGAGGGACAGTCAAAGGTCGACGCACTCATCCACTCGTTATCCTGAGTCTCAAATGTCCAACACCCCAGCAACACTGTCAGGCCATAACCCTGTGTCAAGTGCCTCCTTCTGCCTTGACCTTACAAATCAGCGATTAGTCCCCTGTCAAACTAGCAGGCCCCCAGCCcacttttgcttcttttctcgTCGCGGCTGGTTGCATGATCGTCCCTACAAGGCGCCACCCACCTCACATTTCCAGAAGCAACGTCTCGCCAGGTGAATCCTGATTCATGGAAGCGGGCCCTTACAAGGAATCTCGAAGCTCTCACTGGACTTCTTTTTCACGCTGGGCCGCCAAAATCTCACATCCCACACTAAGAGCCGGCTCTGCGCCTTACCGGGGGCTGAGCTAGCATGGTATCTACATGGAACAGCGGTGCCGAGGAAGCGTAACAGCCATGTTTCGATCTTCATTTCTACCTCCTGTTGCCTGTGTTTTCTCTCCTTTCTTATTTCCAAATTAAGCTGCCTGTGATGGCTTTGGGCTTTCTTTGACGACCTTCAGCCATCATCACAAGTCTAACAGGGACCGGTCCTCAACGCCGGTGTGGCACGTCAACTCGGCACGATGCATTCTCTTTTGCCATTCACAATACTCTTGAGCAGCTTTGCTGTCAAGGTTCTCGGCGATACTCAGTTCGTCACGCCCGGATCAGCCGGATCAGACAGTTGGCGAAACAATCCGGGCTTCGATGTGGGAGAGAGCATGAACGTGGAATGGGAGACggacctcgacgagacgaaTCTTCTACTATGGCAGGATTATCCTCCTGCTGGTGGCGGCACACAATTTTTCTTCCAATACAGAGGTGAGTGATGATGCAGCCTCTAGCTTGTCTCTAGACTGACTGGATCACAACAGAAAACACCACGTCAACCAGCTACATCTGGAAGGTCGGATTCGACGGCTTCTCCACCGACGTCAAGAAGGGAGAGGATGCTGTATTCCACTGGACACTCTATGCTGCCGGTGGAACCACCGACTCCGTCGCCAACTCGCAAGCCTTCAACGTTACCGTACCTAATGATGAaccatcgacgacgaccagAACACAGACACATACCAGCGGGGCGAGTCCGACCAGTACAACCACTTCATCCACCGACGAACCGACCTCAGAACCGACCGAGACTTCGACTAATGATAGCTCGAGCTTATCTACAGGCGCCGTCGCGGGCATCGCTGTTGGAGCCACCATCGGAGGTATCTTAGCCTTGGGCGGTTTGGGCTTTCTCCTATGGAGACGTTTCCGCAAGGGTCCCTCGACTGCTTCCGCTGCTGCTGTAGAACAAGAGAAAGCCCAGacccagcctcagcagccgcAAGCAGGTGCTACAGACTATTACAAACCCCCTCAGGCTCCGACGGAACTTTCTGGCCAGTCTTGGAACCCAGGTCAAAGCGAGTATGCTCGGGGTCCCGGTGGCCTTCATGAAGCACCATAATTCGTCCTTCTTGGTAGAAAGCACAGCTGGAGCACATCTAGGGCGACACTGGCACGAATTGACAAAGCGCAGAGCTCATGGAATACGTCAGCTATCATTCGAGAAGAATCTCAAGTTGTCAAGATATTCCTTATTAGATAGTTTAAATCAGCCTTTGTTGTTGTATCCCAGCAGTTATGTCGTGCCGGCTTCGATAAAAATTGCTCACTGATTCAACTTATGAAAAGGAATGGTCTAACAAAGATCGTAGAAAACTCATCCTAGACCTCGGACTTGAACCAGAGTTATTGGAAGGAATGTGTCTCTATCTCAATTCGGATGCCAGACCGGCGCAGGCATGGCTTCAACATTCGATTTAAACACAGCAAATCACAGGAACTAGGGGTTTTCAGAAAGAAAGCCCCGCTCGATGAACAGCCTGTCGAACTGATCATTCACTCATCACCGCCCAGACAGCTGTCAATCCTCCCACAAGAGCCAAAGACCCTCGCACAATATTCATCCATCGCCAACGCTTCAGCAACTCCACTACTTCCTCTTTGCTTGCCTTCTCTAGTTCATCCTTGCTAGCCGCAATAGCATTCAGTCGGTTGTTggtcgccatcatcacgagCCCAGTCCAGGGTATCTGGGATATAGtagcggcagcggcagcagcccaAATTGTGCGCTGAGAGGGGACGAGATATGCAGCAAATGCTGAGGCTGAAGCCGATATGATGGAAAGTGGAACCAAGGTGACAGCGCCTCGCGTGTAGAAatccttgaagaaggctgtGTTGATAGAGATGGGCTGCTCGTAGAGAAGCGGCACTGTGAGATGAGAAGCACCGATGTTGACACCAGCCAGGAAGATGGACGAGGTGAGCCCAACGGCCTGAGTGACACGGGTTGTGGAATCCATTATGGTATTGCGTTCGATCGTCAATTGTTTGAGGGATTGCTCAGATCTGTTTGCGTTGTTTTCTGAGCAGAAGTTGTCTCCTCTGGATAAGCAATGCAGACGTTAATGAGAAGAGGAGGTAAGATGATTGATAAGCTTTGATAGTCCCGATATAATACGCCACTGACGTCAATAAGCCTCGATGCAAGATTGCTGTCAACCAGTCGAGCTCAAGCCCATGTTATCACTGCTCTTGTCTAAAGAGGTTGCGACCGCAGAACAAAGAGAAAACAGAGCTTGAGATGCGGTTGGAACGTATCTACTACGTTTGGGGTAGAAATTAGAAAAGATCTGGATCAATATCGAGCCAGTCCGGATTACAAGGCTTTTGTTCTGCAGCTCAAGCCCACGTGCATGACTGAGACGACCACGTTGATCGACGCAGCCACGATCCAACATCGAATTCAGATCTTGGTAGAATTCGATAGGTGATTtaagatggtgatgaataGAATGATCgaaaatatcttatttattcAAGGATTATCAATTCGTATTCAGTGACTTGTTCGTACCGTCCTGTTTGTAGATAATGTTTTTATCCTCCGCCTTCGCCCACTACAGCTCGTAGCGGAACTCCTTATTCTCCAGGTCTGTCAAGTCTAGGAACTCATGATTATCCTCGACCTGGTACTCGGATCCCTGcgctgccttggcctcatccCTCAGCCTATTCCTCCTCTGGAAGACCCATCGCATGACAAACAGATCAACAGTGCATAGGAAGTagatgatgcagatggaAATCTTTGCCGGAAGATATCTCGGGCCATCTCGAGCTTGGAAGGTGTGCGGCGAGATGATGTTGCCAACCGTATAGGCAATGGTTCCGATGCAAGACACGGTGATCTTTTTTGTAGAACCAGCAACATTGGAACTCTGAAGGCCGAGAATCGTCGTCCAACCGATGGGAATTCCGCCACTCGTGTAGTATCCGATGAGGGCGGGAACCTTTTCCGTAGTTGCCATGAGGATGGCGCCGATAATTGCAGGAATATGACCAAGGATACAAAAGTACAGACGCTGTCTCGTCTTCATGGCGGCGTAGGTCAAGCCGATCAAGAAGACAATCTCCCAAGCACCAAGAGGCGTGACCAGCAAAAGAGACTCCTCGCTCGTGTACCCCATGCCCTTGACCAGAATGTTTCCAAAACTTGTTGCGATAGAGTTGGGAATGTTGGCGGCAAATACCCAGAAAGCATAGAGCCAGGTCATAGAGTCCGTCAAGGCTTCGCGAACATGGCTCCATTTGAACGTCTGAGATCCGATTCCCTGCTCATTGCCACGGATTCTCTGTAGGTGGAgagccttttcctcctttgACAAGAACCCAGCGACGGCCGGAGAGTCTGGCATGATGAACCAGAACGACATTCCCACGAGGCCAGtgagaagaccaaggaacAGGAAAATGACCTGCCAGCCCTTGAGGGCAGCATCGGGATCTTTGCCAACATGGGTAGCCACACCATATGCAAAGTAGCCACCAAACATCTGGGCCATGCCGCAAACCGAGAACCAAATACCGACACGAAACGCCTGCTCATCCTTGTTGTACCACTGAGAGGTGAAGAGGACCCACGCCGGGACGATGGCAGCCTCCAAGACGCCAAGAAAGAAGCGGCATGCCAAGAGACCCGAGTAGTTGGTACAAGCGGCCATGCATGCAAGCGTAGCGCCCCATAGGGTGACGTTGACAGAGACATATTTGGCAAGCGGGAACAACTGCAAGAGTCGGATGGTCGGGAATTCAAAGGCAAGTTgaccaaagaagaagatggaggcaaCCCAGTTGAACTCATTGCCAACCAGTCCAGTCGATTGGATGATGCCTGTGACACTGGCGTACGAGATGGCTGTCTTGTCGATGTACTGCAGGAAGTAGACGATGCAAATCAAAGGCATGATATGGGTGTCGAtgcggcgttggagtcgTTTGTTTTTCTGAGCATCGAACGGTTCGCTGATACCGCCCGTCTCGTTCAACAGGTCGAGGGCTGCATCTGCACCGGTTTTGTGCACATATTCGGGTTTTGAGGGGACAGGGGGCTCAACGGGCTGACTCTTGGCAGAGTTGACGATAGAAGGAGACTTTTCTGCTACTTTCGAAGGCGACTCGATGTCGCTTTTCTCCGATGTATCAGCCATGGCTGGATGTGAATGAAATGCGGCTCTGCAGACTGCTGTTAAAAACACAGCCAGGATGAGCCTCCATATTTATATCTCTGCAAAACCAACACCTGGTCAAAATCATCCAACAATCTCTGATGCGAACAGTTTTCACGCAACGTGGAGTTGCAATCAAAGGATGTTCGTTTCAGTTTCCTAAGCCGGGATAGACAAACCCACACGAGAGCAAAGGTCGGGCCACAAAGCGGCAGAGTCAGCTCTGCAGCCCAAGCACGTCATCGGGGACCGAATGATGCGAACGATTGCCCAGGGTTATACGCAGCAAAAAGCTCAGTTGCCCGAGGTTAAGAGAGTGATAGGACCACTTTTGATGCTGTGAAACAATGGCAAATTGTGCCGTCTTCAAGTCGTGATTTTCCTAATGGGGCAGGTCCGAATTAAAGTCGAGTATCTCGTATATTCGAGGCCTTGTCTTTGGGTGGAGGGCATGTTATCCTTGCTGAATATCATTGAACGAACAAATCGCGTGTTGCCGTTTATGGGCATTGAGTAGCAATTACAACCCCGGAAGTTCCGAGGCTTCGGTTAACTCATGAATCCCAATGAACTGGGATACCCTCAAGCACCCACCTTGGACTATCACAGAGCTTTTCAAGTTGTGAATTCATGGCCCAAGTGTTGAGGCCTCCTTCATAACTGCCATACTGGAGGCTGTCTTCCAATCAAATATCTTCTCCGCATGGTGTAGTTGGTTTATCACGTTCGGCTGTAACTGGAAAATTGCCACCGAAAGGTCCCTAGTTCGATTCTGGGTGGGGAGATGAATCTTTCCTTTTGCTGCCCAAAGCATTGGTTACTTTTTGCTCCCGTCGTCCTCTGCCAAGTTCTGATGATTGAATTTGGTTGGCCAATTGACGTGGTTGCCTGGAAACCCTACCAATCTGCCAATGAATACTTCTCTAGCAACTCTTTTACATCCAGGACCACCAAGAAAGCGTTCTTGAAACTTGTAGCATCGTGCAGATATAAGGTTTCGGGGACTCGATACTCACCTCCCGGGTAATCAATACACCGGTTCTGATGGATTTAATGTGCTTCTGAGACTTGGCGATAGGCAGCAGTGGTCATTGTGTTTCGGCTATTGGTTCAGCCAACGCCACTGATCGCCGTTTGCTTGAGCTGCCTTGAACTACGAATCCGATTAATACGAAAGCGCCTCAAAGCTTGGCTTGTATTCACAATAGCAGACGATGTTGCAAGATAAAAGGACAGATTCATCCCCTAAGTATCGGCATCATCTCTAACTACCACAAGTGACCAAAGCCATCAACTCAATTTCTGCCATTCTTTACCATGCCTCGCTACATGCTCCTCATCAAAGCCTCACCCGAGGCCGAAAACCCAGATGCAACCACCCCCGAGATTTTCGAGGAGATGACCACCTTCAACGAGCAACTCCACGCTGCTGGCGTCCTCCTCAGCGGTGATGGCCTCCGCCCAACCGACATTGACAGCTATCGTGTCACCTACTCTTCGGATGGCCCTGCACAAGCCACCAAGGGGCCTTTTGAcgttgagaaggaggcccACGTTTGTGGCTGGTGGATCTTGAAGACCAAGGATGTGGAGGAAGCTTTGGGCTGGGCGAAGAAGATTCCGTTcaaggagggagaggtcGTGGTCAGGCGAATtgctgagatggaggactTTGGGGATACCGTGTCTGAAGATGTCAAGGAAAGGGAAAAGAAGTTGATGGCTGAGATTGAGAAACGCGCCTAAAGGAACATGAAGTTTACTTCTACTGCTCTCGACGGAGCTCATGGACGACCTAAACTTTTCACATGTACCGACACCCAA
This Fusarium keratoplasticum isolate Fu6.1 chromosome 6, whole genome shotgun sequence DNA region includes the following protein-coding sequences:
- a CDS encoding YCII domain-containing protein; the protein is MPRYMLLIKASPEAENPDATTPEIFEEMTTFNEQLHAAGVLLSGDGLRPTDIDSYRVTYSSDGPAQATKGPFDVEKEAHVCGWWILKTKDVEEALGWAKKIPFKEGEVVVRRIAEMEDFGDTVSEDVKEREKKLMAEIEKRA